The Bacillus xiapuensis genome window below encodes:
- a CDS encoding 2-hydroxyacid dehydrogenase yields MVKPYVYVTRKLPDIIISRLRKRYEVEIWPEEEIPVPRKLLLEKVKTADALISVISDKLDEELFSHATQLRVAANMAVGYDNIDLAAASRHQIAVCNTPDVLTDTTADLTFALLLATARRMIEAADFVKQNQWKSWSPMQLVGVDVHHKTIGIVGMGKIGTAVAKRAAGFDMDIIYHNRSRHEVAEEMLGARYCTFDELLEQADFVICLAPLTEQTKGLFQREHFQKMKKDAIFINASRGPIINERALLEALQAGEIAAAGLDVFEQEPIAANHPLLALDNIVALPHIGSATKETRLAMMEVCCDNLDAIFDGRPPKTLVNKDLLSFRS; encoded by the coding sequence ATAGTGAAACCGTATGTGTATGTCACTAGAAAATTGCCGGATATAATCATTTCACGATTAAGGAAAAGGTATGAAGTTGAAATATGGCCCGAAGAGGAGATTCCAGTGCCGAGAAAGCTGCTGCTGGAAAAGGTGAAAACGGCCGATGCCCTGATATCCGTTATTTCAGACAAGCTTGACGAGGAGCTGTTTTCCCATGCTACTCAGTTAAGGGTGGCGGCAAACATGGCGGTTGGCTATGACAATATTGATTTGGCTGCAGCGAGCCGGCATCAAATTGCGGTTTGCAATACGCCGGATGTCTTGACTGACACGACGGCCGATCTAACGTTTGCTCTGCTTTTGGCCACCGCTCGCCGGATGATTGAGGCGGCGGATTTTGTTAAACAGAATCAGTGGAAAAGCTGGTCTCCGATGCAGTTAGTCGGGGTGGATGTGCATCATAAAACGATCGGTATTGTCGGCATGGGCAAGATTGGAACCGCCGTAGCCAAACGAGCTGCTGGCTTTGATATGGATATCATTTATCATAATCGCAGCCGTCATGAAGTGGCTGAAGAAATGCTGGGCGCCCGCTACTGCACCTTTGATGAATTGCTGGAACAAGCGGACTTCGTTATCTGCTTGGCTCCGCTAACTGAGCAAACAAAAGGCCTATTCCAGCGCGAGCATTTTCAAAAAATGAAAAAAGACGCCATCTTCATCAACGCCAGCCGCGGACCGATCATTAATGAACGGGCCCTGCTAGAGGCGCTGCAGGCGGGAGAGATCGCAGCCGCCGGATTGGATGTATTCGAACAGGAACCGATCGCTGCCAATCATCCGCTCCTAGCCTTGGACAACATCGTGGCGCTTCCGCATATTGGCAGCGCTACGAAAGAAACACGCCTGGCGATGATGGAAGTGTGCTGCGATAACCTTGATGCCATCTTTGACGGACGTCCTCCGAAAACGCTAGTCAATAAAGATCTTTTGAGCTTTCGATCGTAA
- the yutH gene encoding spore coat putative kinase YutH has protein sequence MDGKELLERRFHIQTDRGVRSSQGMHYESEGLLYTIVDVTNKEPQYLYELHQMSQHIIRQGDRKVAAFVPAAGGHFLVTEEEKDYAVLVSKPRTSRYSFSASSLFKFHSRGKTLPLEIKKASEFAQWKNIWEKQLETLEKSVSKMMEKQPDEPFASLVIESYPYYMGMAENAIQYVADTEMDARPESSDYGTICHKSFRPQVWEKAPIMRNPFDWAYDHRVRDVSEWLRSSYWEGTLLYRSRFESFLHEYQQAEPFSAFSWRMIYARLLFPQHYFDCAAIHASTSSLHVKKEKEEELKKYIKHSREYEQFLASFYERAGVRVSAMQIPEIAWLK, from the coding sequence ATGGATGGAAAGGAATTGCTAGAGCGGCGGTTTCATATTCAGACGGACAGAGGAGTCCGTTCCTCGCAAGGCATGCATTATGAAAGTGAGGGATTACTTTATACTATTGTCGATGTAACGAACAAAGAACCGCAATATTTATACGAGCTGCACCAGATGTCACAGCATATCATTCGGCAGGGAGACCGCAAAGTAGCCGCTTTCGTGCCGGCAGCGGGCGGCCACTTCCTAGTGACGGAAGAAGAGAAGGATTACGCCGTTCTCGTCAGTAAGCCGCGGACATCCCGCTACTCTTTCTCCGCTTCCAGCCTGTTCAAATTTCACAGCAGGGGAAAAACACTTCCTCTTGAAATAAAGAAAGCGAGTGAATTCGCCCAGTGGAAGAACATATGGGAGAAGCAGCTTGAGACATTAGAAAAATCGGTGAGCAAGATGATGGAAAAACAGCCTGATGAACCGTTTGCTTCTTTAGTAATTGAAAGCTACCCTTATTATATGGGCATGGCAGAAAATGCTATTCAATATGTGGCTGATACGGAAATGGATGCACGCCCAGAGTCCAGTGATTATGGTACAATTTGCCATAAATCCTTTCGTCCTCAGGTTTGGGAGAAGGCTCCGATAATGCGGAATCCGTTCGACTGGGCGTATGATCATCGCGTACGGGATGTGTCCGAATGGCTGCGTTCTTCTTATTGGGAAGGCACTCTTCTTTATCGTTCCCGTTTTGAAAGCTTTCTACACGAATATCAGCAAGCGGAGCCATTCTCCGCGTTTTCCTGGCGCATGATCTATGCCCGTCTGCTGTTTCCTCAGCATTATTTTGACTGTGCGGCGATTCACGCTTCGACTTCTTCTCTCCATGTCAAAAAAGAAAAAGAGGAAGAGTTGAAAAAGTATATCAAGCACTCGCGGGAATATGAACAGTTTTTAGCGTCCTTTTACGAAAGGGCGGGCGTGCGGGTGAGCGCCATGCAAATTCCTGAGATCGCTTGGTTAAAGTAA
- a CDS encoding YuzD family protein codes for MNKQVEIIVYGTEQLCPSCVNLPSSKETYEWLEAAISRKFPKQPFLISYVDIFAPPEDEEKKSFAKRVIEEELFYPVVLLEGRIVGEGNPKLKVIYREMEKYGYRAELIPEE; via the coding sequence ATGAACAAACAAGTTGAGATTATTGTCTACGGTACGGAGCAGCTTTGTCCCAGCTGTGTGAATTTGCCTTCTTCAAAAGAGACATATGAGTGGCTGGAAGCAGCTATCTCCAGAAAGTTTCCGAAGCAGCCGTTTCTGATTAGCTATGTGGATATTTTTGCGCCGCCTGAAGATGAAGAGAAAAAAAGCTTTGCCAAGCGCGTCATTGAAGAAGAGCTGTTTTATCCGGTTGTGCTTCTTGAAGGCAGGATCGTTGGGGAAGGAAACCCAAAGTTAAAAGTGATATATAGGGAAATGGAGAAGTACGGCTATCGAGCTGAACTCATTCCAGAAGAGTAG
- a CDS encoding phosphatidylglycerophosphatase A family protein — protein sequence MTVNKKQVMSMSEKTARRWLKERGVTMEDIAELVLFLQKKYYPDLTLDECKENIEHVLRKREVQNAIITGIQLDMLAEKGLLDDPLQSIIATDESLYGIDETLALAIINVYGSIGFTNYGYIDKEKPGILQYLNDKSHGKVHTFLDDIVGAIAAAASSRLAHRAANTE from the coding sequence ATGACTGTCAATAAAAAACAAGTAATGAGCATGTCAGAAAAAACAGCGCGGCGCTGGCTGAAAGAGAGGGGCGTAACGATGGAGGACATCGCCGAGCTGGTGCTGTTTTTGCAAAAGAAATATTATCCCGATTTAACGCTCGATGAATGCAAGGAGAATATTGAACATGTGCTGAGAAAACGCGAGGTGCAAAATGCCATTATAACCGGCATTCAGCTAGATATGCTAGCGGAAAAAGGATTGCTAGATGACCCGCTGCAATCTATCATCGCCACAGATGAAAGCCTATATGGCATTGATGAGACGCTGGCTTTGGCCATCATCAACGTTTACGGCTCCATCGGCTTCACGAACTACGGATATATCGATAAAGAGAAGCCTGGCATTTTGCAATATTTAAATGATAAATCTCATGGGAAAGTTCATACCTTCCTTGATGATATCGTCGGTGCCATTGCCGCAGCAGCTTCAAGCCGGCTAGCTCACCGAGCCGCTAATACGGAGTAA
- the gabT gene encoding 4-aminobutyrate--2-oxoglutarate transaminase encodes MTRKFAKVTGSLPGEKAKKLLERRQAAVVKGVSNGVPTFAEKAEGALITDVDGNTFIDFVGAIGTMNVGHCHPKVVEALHKQIDQYIHPGFNVMMYEPYIELCEKLAELVPGKHAKQAILLNSGAEAVENAVKIARKYTKRSGVISFSRAYHGRTLLTMTMTSKVKPYKFEFGPFAPEVYKAPFPYTYRRPDGVTEEQYIDMIIDQFKDFFVNDVAPEGIAAAIIEPVQGEGGFIPAPKRFIQAVYDICRQHGIVFIADEIQTGFGRTGKQFAIEHFGIEPDLMTVSKSMAAGVPISAVVGRKEIMEVANAGELGGTYSGSPLGCAAALAVIDIMKEERLNERGEELGKWVAEHFRQLAEKHQEIGDIRGLGSMVAIEIVKDRQTKQPYKELTNAIIVEANNRGLLVISAGAYGNVLRFLMPLVITDEQVAEGLAILDDAFEAAVSQLSVQA; translated from the coding sequence ATGACTAGAAAATTTGCGAAAGTTACAGGAAGCCTGCCGGGAGAAAAAGCGAAGAAATTATTAGAAAGAAGACAAGCGGCTGTCGTCAAAGGTGTGTCCAATGGCGTTCCGACATTTGCGGAAAAAGCAGAGGGCGCTTTAATCACCGATGTAGACGGCAATACCTTTATCGACTTCGTTGGAGCAATCGGTACGATGAATGTCGGCCACTGCCATCCGAAAGTAGTTGAAGCGCTGCATAAACAAATTGACCAATATATTCATCCGGGGTTCAATGTCATGATGTATGAACCGTATATTGAGCTTTGTGAGAAGTTAGCCGAACTTGTGCCGGGAAAACATGCTAAACAAGCTATCCTATTAAACAGCGGGGCAGAAGCCGTTGAAAACGCGGTGAAAATTGCGCGCAAATATACAAAGCGCAGCGGAGTTATTTCCTTCTCCCGCGCTTATCATGGACGCACTTTACTCACGATGACGATGACCAGTAAAGTGAAGCCTTATAAATTCGAGTTTGGACCGTTTGCACCAGAAGTATATAAAGCGCCGTTTCCGTACACATACCGCCGTCCTGATGGCGTAACGGAAGAACAGTATATCGATATGATCATAGATCAATTCAAAGACTTCTTCGTCAATGATGTGGCGCCTGAAGGGATTGCGGCGGCCATTATCGAGCCGGTGCAAGGAGAAGGCGGTTTCATTCCAGCTCCTAAGCGCTTTATTCAAGCGGTGTATGACATTTGCCGGCAGCATGGCATTGTATTTATTGCGGATGAAATTCAAACGGGATTTGGTCGGACAGGCAAACAATTTGCAATTGAACATTTTGGCATTGAGCCAGATTTAATGACCGTGTCTAAATCAATGGCTGCCGGTGTGCCGATTAGCGCGGTCGTAGGGCGCAAAGAAATAATGGAGGTCGCCAATGCTGGAGAACTGGGTGGAACATATTCTGGAAGCCCGCTTGGATGTGCGGCAGCTTTAGCGGTGATCGATATTATGAAAGAAGAGCGCTTGAACGAGCGCGGAGAAGAGCTGGGAAAATGGGTGGCGGAACATTTTCGCCAATTAGCCGAGAAGCATCAGGAAATTGGCGATATCCGGGGCCTCGGCTCAATGGTGGCAATAGAAATTGTCAAGGATCGCCAAACGAAGCAACCGTATAAAGAACTAACGAATGCCATTATTGTCGAAGCGAATAACCGCGGGCTGCTAGTTATTAGTGCGGGCGCTTATGGCAATGTTCTGCGCTTCTTAATGCCGCTTGTGATCACCGATGAACAAGTAGCAGAAGGATTGGCTATTTTAGACGACGCTTTCGAAGCAGCTGTATCCCAATTATCTGTACAGGCTTAA
- a CDS encoding sigma-54 interaction domain-containing protein — protein MMRNQDLVRDELFDIFESSFDEILMTDAEGVIIRVNSTCQNNYPEAGDLVGKHVQDLEKMGLFYPSATLKVIESKQPMELFQVTNNGRYFHVRTKPVFNPDGSLKSVISYSRDLTEIMQLRNKLEELEGQLATYKKEVNEPHELDGLISKSKQMGKVMTLVRKISKVNSTVLLLGETGVGKSRIVRSIHQLSNRRNGVLNEINCAALPEQLVESELFGYEGGTFTGAFREGKKGLIELSHNGTLFLDEVGELPLAVQGKLLHVLQEKTIRPVGAARPISLDVRIIAATNKDLKKMAEQGSFRRDLYYRLNVIPIHIPPLRERKEDIIPLTYHFLDYFNQQYNSQIRFSPQVLHAFLHHEWAGNIRELENMVERLVVTSDEIVTIHDLPLEMFPQELSETAGKTLPKMVEEVERKMIVQAYGQFSSTYKVAKALGISQSSAARKVRKYIEGTEGDGDKKPRGEKSFI, from the coding sequence ATGATGAGGAATCAGGATTTAGTGCGTGACGAATTATTTGATATTTTTGAATCGTCTTTCGATGAAATTCTGATGACGGATGCGGAAGGAGTCATCATTCGAGTGAATTCAACCTGCCAAAACAATTATCCTGAAGCAGGGGATCTGGTGGGCAAGCACGTACAGGACTTGGAAAAGATGGGTCTTTTCTATCCTTCTGCTACCTTAAAGGTCATTGAAAGCAAGCAGCCGATGGAATTGTTTCAGGTGACGAATAACGGCCGCTATTTCCATGTGCGTACGAAACCGGTATTTAATCCAGACGGGTCTTTAAAGAGCGTCATCAGCTATTCGCGTGATTTAACGGAAATTATGCAGCTGAGAAATAAGCTGGAAGAGCTGGAGGGTCAGCTGGCCACGTATAAAAAAGAAGTGAATGAACCGCATGAATTAGACGGTCTCATTTCCAAAAGCAAACAAATGGGGAAAGTCATGACGCTCGTCAGAAAAATTTCGAAAGTCAATTCGACTGTTCTGCTGCTGGGAGAAACAGGGGTTGGAAAAAGCAGAATTGTCCGCTCAATTCATCAGCTGAGCAACAGGAGGAATGGAGTGCTGAACGAAATCAATTGTGCGGCGCTTCCTGAACAATTAGTTGAATCTGAGCTATTTGGCTATGAAGGCGGCACGTTTACCGGAGCGTTTCGTGAAGGAAAAAAGGGCCTGATCGAATTATCCCATAACGGCACGCTATTCTTAGACGAGGTCGGGGAATTGCCGCTAGCCGTGCAGGGAAAGCTGCTGCACGTCCTTCAGGAAAAGACAATCCGGCCTGTAGGAGCGGCAAGGCCGATCTCACTGGATGTAAGAATCATTGCCGCGACGAATAAAGATCTGAAAAAAATGGCGGAGCAGGGGAGCTTTCGCCGGGATTTATATTACCGGCTGAATGTCATTCCCATTCATATTCCGCCTCTGCGGGAGCGGAAGGAAGATATCATTCCGTTAACCTATCATTTTCTCGATTATTTCAATCAGCAATACAACAGCCAAATCCGTTTTTCTCCACAGGTTCTCCACGCTTTTTTACACCACGAGTGGGCAGGAAATATCCGGGAGCTGGAAAACATGGTGGAAAGATTAGTTGTGACCAGTGATGAAATCGTTACCATTCATGATTTGCCGCTGGAGATGTTTCCGCAGGAGCTTTCCGAAACAGCAGGGAAGACCCTTCCGAAAATGGTAGAAGAAGTTGAGCGGAAAATGATCGTTCAGGCTTATGGACAATTTTCATCCACCTACAAAGTCGCCAAAGCTCTTGGCATCAGTCAATCCTCAGCAGCGAGGAAAGTTCGAAAATATATTGAGGGGACTGAAGGAGATGGAGACAAAAAGCCGCGAGGTGAAAAAAGTTTTATCTAA